One genomic segment of Vulpes vulpes isolate BD-2025 chromosome 2, VulVul3, whole genome shotgun sequence includes these proteins:
- the NOTUM gene encoding palmitoleoyl-protein carboxylesterase NOTUM — protein sequence MGRGVRVLLLLGLLHWAGGGEARKTWRRRGPQPPPPPPPPPPRAEAAPAAAQPVESFPLDFTAVEGNMDSFMAQVKSLAQSLYPCSAQQLNEDLRLHLLLNTSVTCNDGSPAGYYLKESKGSRRWLLFLEGGWYCFNRENCDSRYDTMRRLMSSRDWPRTRTGTGILSSQPEENPHWWNANMVFIPYCSSDVWSGASSKSEKNEYAFMGALIIQEVVRELLGKGLSGAKVLLLAGSSAGGTGVLLNVDRVAEQLEELGYPAIQVRGLADSGWFLDNKQYRRTDCIDTVTCAPTEAIRRGIRYWNGVVPERCRHQFKDGEEWNCFFGYKVYPTLRCPVFVVQWLFDEAQLTVDNVHLTGQPVQEGQWLYIQNLGRELRNTLKDVPASFAPACLSHEIIIRSHWTDVQVKGTSLPRALHCWDRSLHDGHKASKAPLKGCPVHLVDSCPWPHCNPSCPTIRDQFTGQEMNVAQFLMHMGFDVQTVAQQQGLEPSTLLGMLSSGS from the exons ATGGGCCGAGGGGTGcgcgtgctgctgctgctgggcctgCTGCACTGGGCCGGGGGCGGCGAGGCCAGGAAGACCTGGCGGCGCCGCGGCCcgcagccgcccccgcccccgcccccgcccccgccccgcgccgagGCCGCCCCCGCGGCGGCGCAGCCCGTGGAGAGCTTCCCGCTGGACTTCACGGCCGTGGAGGGCAACATGGACAGCTTCATGGCGCAGGTCAAGAGCCTGGCGCAGTCCCTGTACCCCTGCTCGGCTCAGCAGCTCAACGAGGACCTGCGCCTGCACCTCCTGCTCAACACGTCGGTGACCTGCAACGACGGCAGCCCCGCCGG CTACTACCTGAAGGAATCCAAGGGCAGTCGGCGGTGGCTCCTTTTTCTGGAAG GTGGCTGGTACTGCTTCAACCGGGAAAACTGCGACTCCCGCTATGACACCATGAGGCGCCTCATGAGCTCCAGGGACTGGCCGCGCACCCGCACAG GCACCGGGATCCTGTCCTCCCAGCCAGAGGAAAACCCCCACTGGTGGAATGCCAACATGGT CTTCATCCCCTACTGCTCCAGCGATGTCTGGAGTGGGGCTTCGTCCAAGTCTGAGAAGA ACGAGTATGCTTTCATGGGCGCCCTCATCATCCAGGAGGTGGTCCGAGAGCTCCTGGGCAAGGGGCTGAGCGGGGCCAAGGTGCTGCTGCTGGCAGGGAGCAG CGCGGGGGGCACAGGGGTGCTGCTGAACGTGGACCGCGTGGCCGAGCAGCTGGAGGAGCTGGGCTACCCGGCCATCCAGGTGCGGGGCCTGGCGGACTCGGGCTGGTTCCTGGACAACAAGCAGTACCGCCGAACAGACTGCATCGACACCGTCACCTGTGCGCCCACGGAGGCCATACGCCGAGGCATCAG GTACTGGAATGGGGTGGTCCCGGAGCGCTGTCGGCACCAGTTCAAGGACGGCGAGGAGTGGAACTGCTTCTTTGGCTACAAAGTCTACCCAACACTGCGCT GCCCGGTGTTTGTGGTGCAGTGGCTGTTCGATGAGGCTCAGCTGACCGTGGACAACGTGCACCTCACGGGACAGCCTGTGCAGGAGGGCCAGTGGCTGTACATCCAGAACCTGGGCCGCGAGCTGCGGAACACGCTCAAGGATGTGCC GGCCAGCTTCGCCCCCGCCTGCCTCTCCCATGAGATCATCATCCGGAG CCACTGGACAGACGTCCAGGTGAAGGGGACCTCGCTGCCCCGGGCGCTGCACTGCTGGGACAGAAGCCTGCATGACGGTCACAAGGCCAGCAAGGCCCCGCTGAAGGGCTGCCCCGTCCACCTGGTGGACAGCTGCCCCTGGCCCCACTGCAACCCCTCTTGCCCCACCATCCGGGACCAGTTCACCGGGCAGGAGATGAACGTGGCCCAGTTCCTCATGCACATGGGCTTCGACGTGCAGACCGTGGCGCAGCAGCAGGGCCTGGAGCCCAGTACGCTGCTGGGGATGCTGAGCAGCGGGAGCTAG
- the MYADML2 gene encoding myeloid-associated differentiation marker-like protein 2: protein MGSAMEPPGGGHLHLGAVASPVGTARALQLAFGCTTFSLVAHRGGFAGVQGTFCMAAWGFCFALSGLVVACEFTRLHSCLHLSWGNFTAAFAMLATLLSATAAVIYPLYFTRLECPPEPAGCAARDFRLAASVFAGLLFLAYAAEVALTRARPGQVASYMATVSGLLKIVQAFVACIIFGALVYDSRYGRYMATQWCVAVYSLCFLATVAVVALSVTGHTGGLGCPFDRLVVVYTFLAVLLYLSAAVIWPVFCFDPKYGEPGRPPDCPRGSCYWDSQLVVATFTYVNLLLYIADLAYSQRIRFVPTL, encoded by the coding sequence ATGGGCAGCGCCATGGAGCCCCCCGGGGGTGGGCACCTGCACCTGGGCGCCGTGGCGTCCCCCGTGGGCACGGCCCGGGCACTGCAGCTGGCCTTCGGctgcaccaccttcagcctggtgGCCCACCGCGGGGGCTTCGCGGGCGTGCAGGGCACCTTCTGCATGGCTGCCTGGGGCTTCTGCTTCGCCCTGTCGGGCCTCGTGGTGGCCTGTGAGTTCACCCGCCTCCACAGCTGCCTGCACCTGTCCTGGGGCAACTTCACGGCGGCCTTCGCCATGCTGGCCACGCTGCTGTCGGCCACGGCCGCGGTCATCTACCCGCTCTACTTCACCCGGCTGGAGTGCCCGCCCGAGCCCGCGGGCTGCGCAGCCAGGGACTTCCGCCTGGCAGCCAGCGTCTTCGCCGGGCTGCTCTTCCTGGCCTACGCCGCGGAGGTGGCCCTGACCCGGGCCCGGCCCGGCCAGGTGGCCAGCTACATGGCCACGGTCTCAGGGCTCCTCAAGATCGTCCAGGCCTTCGTGGCCTGCATCATCTTTGGGGCACTGGTCTACGACAGCCGCTACGGGCGCTACATGGCCACCCAGTGGTGCGTGGCCGTCTACAGCCTGTGCTTCCTGGCCACGGTGGCCGTGGTGGCCCTGAGCGTGACGGGCCAcacagggggcctgggctgccccttcGACCGTCTGGTGGTGGTGTACACCTTCCTGGCCGTGCTCCTCTACCTCAGCGCCGCTGTCATCTGGCCTGTCTTCTGTTTCGACCCCAAGTACGGTGAGCCTGGACGGCCCCCCGACTGCCCGAGAGGCAGCTGCTACTGGGACAGCCAGCTGGTCGTGGCCACCTTCACCTACGTCAACCTGCTCCTCTACATTGCCGACCTCGCCTACTCCCAGAGGATCCGCTTCGTGCCCACCCTGTAG
- the PYCR1 gene encoding pyrroline-5-carboxylate reductase 1, mitochondrial, whose product MSVGFIGAGQLAFALAKGFTAAGIVAAHKIMASSPDMDLPTVSGLRKMGVNLTPHNKETVRHSDVLFLAVKPHIIPFILDEIGSHIEDRHIVVSCAAGVTISSIEKKLTAFQPAPKVIRCMTNTPVVVREGATVYATGTHAQVEDGRLLEQLMGSVGFCTEVEEDLIDAVTGLSGSGPAYAFTALEALADGGVKMGLPRRLAVRLGAQALLGASKMLLDSEKHPGQLRDNVCSPGGATIHALHVLESGGFRSLLINAVEASCIRTRELQSMADQEKVSPASIKKTILDKVKLESSPGHSLAPSGHSKLFPQSLAPAGKEN is encoded by the exons ATGAGCGTCGGCTTTATCGGCGCCGGCCAGCTGGCCTTTGCCTTGGCCAAGGGCTTCACGGCGGCAG GCATCGTGGCTGCCCACAAGATCATGGCCAGCTCCCCGGACATGGACCTGCCCACGGTTTCTGGCCTCAGG AAGATGGGAGTGAACCTGACCCCCCACAACAAGGAGACCGTGCGGCACAGCGACGTGCTCTTCCTGGCCGTGAAGCCACACATCATCCCCTTTATCCTGGACGAGATTGGCAGCCACATCGAGGATCGGCACATCGTGGTGTCCTGCGCAGCTGGTGTCACCATCAGCTCCATCGAGAAG AAGCTGACGGCGTTCCAGCCAGCCCCCAAAGTCATCCGCTGCATGACCAATACGCCAGTCGTGGTGCGGGAGGGGGCCACCGTGTACGCCACGGGCACCCACGCCCAGGTGGAGGACGGCAGGCTCCTGGAGCAGCTCATGGGTAGCGTGGGCTTCTGCACGGAGGTGGAGGAGGACCTGATTGATGCCGTCACGGGGCTCAGTGGCAGCGGCCCAGCCTAT GCATTCACAGCCCTGGAGGCCCTGGCTGACGGGGGCGTGAAGATGGGGCTTCCCAGGCGCCTGGCAGTCCGCCTCGGGGCCCAGGCTCTGCTG GGGGCCTCCAAGATGCTACTGGACTCGGAGAAGCACCCCGGGCAGCTCAGGGACAACGTGTGCTCCCCCGGCGGGGCCACCATCCACGCCCTGCACGTCCTGGAGAGTGGCGGCTTCCGTTCCCTGCTCATCAACGCCGTGGAGGCCTCCTGCATCCGCACACG GGAGCTGCAGTCCATGGCTGACCAGGAGAAGGTCTCACCAGCCTCCATCAAGAAGACCATCTTGGACAAGGTGAAGCTGGAGTCCTCTCCAGGGCACTCACTGGCCCCTTCTGGCCACTCCAAGCTGTTCCCGCAGAGCCTGGCCCCAGCAGGCAAGGAGAACTGA